In the genome of Mytilus edulis chromosome 3, xbMytEdul2.2, whole genome shotgun sequence, one region contains:
- the LOC139517036 gene encoding keratin-associated protein 19-2-like isoform X2: MLRLVALALCASMAFGYGYSSGYGHGIEIHGGYGQNFGGYGKGGYGGFGQNYGGLDQGYNGGYGSDLGFGGYGHGNIGYGNDFDIEESWGNGYGEGHGLISFDNGYGIGGGYGGQGYGIGGGYGKGYGGQGYGISGGYGGQGYGIGGGQGFGNGFGSGHGLVSIGKGYSIGGGYGKGHGVVSIGKGKYGQY; encoded by the exons ATGCTGAGATTAGTTGCTCTTGCTCTCTGTGCCTCAATGGCTTTTGGATACGGATACAGCAGTGGATATGGACATGGAATTGAAATCCACGGGGGATACGGACAGAACTTTGGAGGATACGGAAAAGGAGGATATGGTGGGTTCGGGCAGAACTACGGAGGTCTCGACCAGGGTTATAATGGCGGATACGGATCAGATCTTGGATTTGGCGGATATGGCCATGGAAATATCGGATATGGAAATGACTTTGATATCGAAGAAAGCTGGGGAAACGGATACGGTGAAGGACATGGTCTGATCAGTTTTGATAACGGATACGGTATTGGCGGAGGATATGGTGGACAAGGATATGGTATTGGCGGAGGATACGGAAAAGGATACGGTGGACAAGGATACGGTATTAGCGGAGGATACGGTGGACAAGGATACGGTATCGGAGGTGGACAAGGATTCGGAAACGGATTCGGTTCAGGACATGGTTTGGTCAGTATTGGAAAAGGATACAGTATTGGCGGAGGATACGGAAAaggtcatggtgttgtcagtatTGGAAAAGGAAAATATG GTCAGTATTGA
- the LOC139517036 gene encoding keratin-associated protein 19-2-like isoform X1 — MLRLVALALCASMAFGYGYSSGYGHGIEIHGGYGQNFGGYGQGGYGGFGQNYGGLDQGYNGGYGSELGFGGYGHGNIGYGKDYDIEESWGNGYGEGHGLISAGYGIGGGYDGQGYGIGGGQGFGIGGGYDNGYGEGHDLISIGNGYGIGGGQGLNFGIGGGYGNRFDKGHGLISIGNGYGNAGGYGNGYGEGHGLISIGKGYGIGGDDGISEGKEKYGLY; from the exons ATGCTGAGATTAGTTGCTCTTGCTCTCTGTGCCTCAATGGCCTTTGGATACGGATACAGCAGTGGATATGGACATGGAATTGAAATCCATGGGGGATACGGACAGAACTTTGGAGGATACGGACAGGGAGGATATGGTGGATTCGGACAGAACTACGGAGGTCTCGACCAGGGTTATAATGGCGGATACGGATCAGAGCTTGGATTTGGCGGATATGGCCATGGAAATATCGGATATGGAAAAGATTACGATATCGAAGAAAGCTGGGGAAACGGATACGGTGAAGGACATGGTTTGATCAGTGCTGGATACGGTATTGGCGGAGGATACGATGGACAAGGATACGGTATCGGAGGTGGGCAAGGATTCGGTATTGGCGGAGGATATGATAATGGATACGGTGAAGGACATGATTTGATCAGTATTGGAAACGGATACGGTATCGGAGGTGGACAAGGATTGAATTTCGGTATTGGCGGAGGATACGGAAACAGATTCGATAAAGGACATGGTTTGATCAGTATTGGAAACGGATACGGTAATGCCGGAGGATACGGAAATGGATACGGCGAAGGACATGGTTTGATCAGTATCGGAAAAGGATACGGTATTGGAGGAGACGATGGCATTAGTGAAGGAAAAGAAaaatatg GTCTCTATTGA